The Bacteroidota bacterium genome has a window encoding:
- a CDS encoding FAD/NAD(P)-binding protein — protein sequence MSTTSPPAIAIIGGGFSGSFTAVQLIRQHRQPLRILLFNCRYPVARGIAYDTYSDEHLLNVKAGNMSAIDGEPDHFVNWFLQQAEGKGLDPGQVPFMFLPRSVYGRYLSDVFEQQLLRLPPSVSVEIVQQEVTDLRREDHHWSIVTEPGRRIKAEAVVLATGNSLPGTPSGLTGISESSRYCGNPWLESCVVTTNEREVLIVGTGLTMVDIVLGLRGKGYTGTIIAISPKGFDILPHRNFPPHKAILDELREPYHIDQLVRVFRQHVFAIRKLGISGEAVVDALRSKTQEIWQQLSSREKRQFIQHLRHLWGMARHRLPFTIHEQIQREIRKGSLIIRAGRILSASEEQARIKLEIRPRGSDATETLRVDRVINCTGPQPDIRKVASPLLQRLTDRGLIVPHELNLGIEATTDGRIIDSDGNAQTDFLTLGTLLRGALWESTAVPELRVQAAGVARHLVNLLATRTTP from the coding sequence ATGTCGACCACTTCACCTCCTGCCATCGCGATCATCGGCGGTGGCTTCAGCGGCAGCTTCACCGCGGTACAACTGATTCGCCAGCACCGGCAACCGCTGCGCATCCTGCTGTTCAACTGCCGTTATCCGGTCGCGCGCGGTATCGCCTACGACACCTACTCGGACGAACACCTGCTGAACGTCAAGGCAGGCAACATGAGCGCCATCGACGGCGAGCCGGACCACTTCGTCAACTGGTTCCTGCAACAAGCCGAAGGCAAAGGCCTCGATCCCGGGCAGGTCCCGTTCATGTTCCTCCCGCGATCGGTCTATGGCCGCTACCTCTCCGACGTATTCGAACAGCAACTCCTCCGACTGCCACCCAGCGTGAGCGTGGAGATCGTGCAACAGGAGGTCACCGACCTGCGCCGCGAAGACCACCACTGGTCGATCGTGACGGAACCGGGAAGACGCATCAAGGCCGAGGCGGTCGTGCTCGCCACCGGCAACAGTCTGCCGGGAACACCCTCCGGACTCACCGGCATCAGCGAGAGCAGCCGTTACTGCGGCAACCCATGGCTCGAGTCCTGCGTCGTCACAACGAATGAACGCGAAGTGCTGATCGTCGGCACCGGCCTGACAATGGTCGACATTGTCCTCGGTCTGCGCGGCAAAGGGTACACCGGAACGATCATCGCCATCTCGCCCAAAGGCTTCGACATTCTCCCCCACCGCAATTTCCCGCCGCACAAAGCGATCCTCGATGAATTGCGGGAACCCTACCACATCGATCAGCTCGTGCGCGTCTTCCGGCAACACGTCTTCGCCATCCGCAAACTGGGCATCTCCGGAGAGGCGGTCGTGGACGCCTTGCGTTCGAAGACCCAGGAGATCTGGCAACAACTCAGCAGCCGGGAAAAGCGACAATTCATCCAACACCTGCGGCACCTCTGGGGAATGGCGCGACACCGCCTGCCGTTCACCATCCACGAACAGATCCAACGTGAGATCCGCAAAGGCAGCCTCATCATTCGTGCCGGCAGGATCCTGTCCGCCTCCGAAGAGCAGGCACGAATCAAACTGGAGATTCGTCCGCGCGGCTCCGACGCGACGGAAACACTTCGCGTCGATCGCGTCATCAACTGCACCGGACCGCAACCGGACATCCGGAAAGTAGCATCGCCGCTCCTGCAGCGACTTACCGACCGCGGACTGATCGTTCCTCATGAACTCAACCTGGGTATCGAAGCGACCACCGACGGACGGATCATCGACAGTGACGGAAACGCGCAAACCGATTTTCTGACGCTTGGCACGCTCCTGCGCGGCGCCCTCTGGGAAAGCACTGCCGTTCCCGAACTCCGTGTCCAGGCCGCCGGTGTGGCCCGGCATCTGGTGAACTTGCTTGCCACGCGAACGACACCTTAA
- the msrB gene encoding peptide-methionine (R)-S-oxide reductase MsrB, producing the protein MRILSLSIFSLLVSALIACGQPAVQQQQSNNMQEQNGISKDELKKKLTPEQYRITQECGTEAPFTGKYWDNHETGMYHCVVCNAPLFSSNTKYDSGSGWPSFYAPVEGSNIREKRDSSHGMIRTEIVCAKCGAHLGHVFDDGPNPTGLRYCTNSGSLQFYKEGSK; encoded by the coding sequence ATGAGGATCCTCAGCCTTTCCATCTTCTCCCTGCTGGTCTCCGCGTTGATCGCGTGCGGACAACCGGCCGTCCAACAACAGCAATCGAACAACATGCAAGAGCAAAACGGAATTTCAAAAGACGAACTCAAAAAGAAACTCACCCCGGAACAGTATCGCATCACGCAGGAATGCGGCACGGAAGCGCCTTTTACCGGCAAGTACTGGGACAACCACGAGACGGGCATGTACCACTGCGTGGTCTGTAATGCTCCGCTCTTTTCAAGCAACACGAAATACGACAGCGGCAGCGGATGGCCGAGTTTCTACGCGCCGGTCGAGGGCAGTAACATCCGTGAAAAACGGGATTCGAGTCACGGCATGATCCGTACCGAGATCGTGTGCGCGAAATGCGGCGCCCACCTGGGTCACGTCTTCGACGACGGCCCCAACCCTACCGGGCTGCGCTATTGCACCAACTCCGGTTCGCTGCAGTTCTACAAGGAAGGCAGTAAGTAA
- a CDS encoding T9SS type A sorting domain-containing protein — MRNTHLRFLAALPFVFLFLLSDQSNAQVRFDRVDNVAVEIAGTPMQNPWSGGINYPLTSSVDMDGDGRKDLFVFDRFNNRVSCFLNTGSTNVVTAWQYAPEMVQRFPPINKWALFYDYNCDGKEDLFMLSSQFPSGIAAWRNDYTPGSGLQFTLVNPFMRETFAGFPTNIFASAVSIPAFADVDSDGDMDIIGYNSVPDGRFIYHRNLSMDNYGTCDSLVYEWASACWGNFALQVGGANEVGCFHCPCRVGRPTEEPNPVLEPAYDPSDAARRDDTISSIYLLDLDGDNDMDALIGDISSYNTLMVHNGGTQFSAEMDTQDVSFPSYDLAAVFNGFHAHSYIDLDNDGKRDMLFAPNENENRQGMWWYKNTATDPNPTFSYRSSDFLVGGMIDVGEAAVPVPFDYDSDGLPDLIVGGSIFQNPPQANKNSLWLFRNKGTATQPAYELITDDLAGISALNLVAPLAATFGDLDADGDADMIIGADDGKLYFFNNSAGAGNPCSFQLAFPNYMGIDVGNTATPQLFDINRDGLQDLLIGEKSATINYFKNIGTAASAFYSNLPDNDTLGGILLQSQGYVEGYTVPFFYDTAGTRRLAVSNMGGNVYFYDNIDGNLNGTFRLLDSLYNKPESSRIKFNVSVNGGDINGDGFVDLVLGQASGGLQLWYQYNPTAGVPALEEPAVSFIAFPNPARDEVRVSFNHLSGKGTEQLEVTDIAGRVLYRSRVSAEQMVISTTEWASGLYLLRLVSETASRSMKLRVQH; from the coding sequence ATGCGAAATACGCACTTACGTTTCCTGGCGGCGCTGCCGTTTGTCTTCCTGTTCCTGCTCTCGGATCAGTCCAATGCCCAGGTCCGCTTCGACCGGGTCGATAATGTCGCGGTGGAGATCGCCGGGACCCCGATGCAGAACCCCTGGTCAGGCGGGATCAATTATCCGCTGACCTCTTCCGTGGATATGGACGGTGACGGACGCAAAGACCTCTTCGTGTTCGACCGCTTCAACAACCGGGTGAGTTGCTTCCTGAATACCGGCTCGACGAATGTGGTCACCGCATGGCAGTACGCGCCGGAAATGGTGCAGAGATTCCCTCCGATCAACAAGTGGGCGCTGTTCTACGATTACAATTGCGACGGGAAGGAAGACCTGTTCATGCTCTCTTCCCAGTTTCCGTCAGGCATCGCCGCCTGGCGCAACGACTACACGCCTGGCTCCGGTTTGCAGTTCACCCTCGTCAATCCGTTCATGCGGGAGACCTTCGCCGGCTTCCCGACGAACATCTTCGCCAGCGCGGTTTCCATCCCGGCCTTTGCGGATGTGGATAGCGACGGCGACATGGATATCATCGGATACAATTCGGTTCCGGATGGCCGATTCATTTATCACCGTAACCTGTCCATGGACAACTATGGCACCTGCGATTCGCTGGTGTACGAATGGGCTTCCGCCTGCTGGGGAAATTTCGCCCTGCAAGTAGGCGGCGCCAACGAGGTGGGATGTTTTCATTGTCCGTGCCGTGTCGGTCGGCCGACCGAAGAGCCCAACCCGGTCCTGGAACCGGCTTACGATCCTTCCGATGCCGCTCGTCGTGATGATACGATCTCTTCGATCTACCTGCTCGACCTCGACGGCGACAACGATATGGATGCCCTGATCGGAGACATCTCTTCGTACAACACTCTCATGGTCCACAACGGCGGGACGCAGTTTTCCGCGGAGATGGATACGCAGGATGTCAGCTTTCCATCCTACGACCTGGCCGCGGTCTTCAACGGCTTCCACGCGCACAGCTACATCGACCTCGACAACGACGGCAAGCGCGATATGCTCTTCGCGCCGAATGAGAACGAGAACCGACAGGGTATGTGGTGGTACAAGAACACCGCAACGGATCCCAACCCGACCTTCAGTTACCGTTCGAGTGATTTTCTGGTCGGCGGCATGATCGACGTCGGCGAAGCGGCTGTGCCGGTGCCATTCGATTACGACAGTGACGGCTTGCCGGACCTGATCGTCGGGGGCAGTATCTTCCAGAATCCACCGCAGGCAAATAAGAACAGCTTGTGGTTGTTCCGCAACAAAGGCACAGCCACCCAGCCGGCATACGAACTCATCACGGACGACCTGGCCGGCATCTCGGCACTGAATCTCGTCGCGCCCCTGGCCGCGACGTTCGGTGATCTGGATGCCGATGGCGATGCCGACATGATCATCGGTGCGGACGACGGAAAACTCTACTTCTTCAACAACAGCGCCGGCGCGGGTAATCCCTGCAGCTTCCAACTTGCATTCCCGAATTACATGGGCATCGATGTCGGTAACACGGCGACCCCGCAACTGTTTGACATCAACCGGGACGGACTGCAGGATCTGTTGATCGGGGAGAAGTCGGCCACCATCAACTACTTCAAGAACATCGGAACTGCGGCGAGCGCGTTTTACAGCAACCTGCCCGATAACGATACGCTTGGCGGTATTCTGCTGCAGTCACAGGGATACGTCGAAGGGTATACCGTACCCTTCTTTTACGATACCGCAGGCACGCGTCGGCTGGCAGTGTCGAACATGGGCGGCAACGTGTACTTCTACGACAACATCGACGGTAACCTGAACGGTACGTTCCGGCTCCTGGATTCGCTGTACAACAAGCCGGAATCGTCCAGGATCAAGTTCAATGTTTCGGTGAACGGTGGTGATATCAACGGTGACGGCTTTGTCGACCTGGTTCTGGGACAGGCTTCCGGCGGACTACAACTGTGGTATCAGTACAACCCGACAGCCGGCGTTCCGGCGCTCGAAGAGCCGGCGGTTTCCTTCATCGCGTTTCCGAATCCGGCACGTGACGAAGTGCGGGTCAGTTTCAACCACCTGAGTGGAAAAGGGACGGAACAACTGGAAGTAACGGACATCGCAGGTCGCGTGCTGTATCGGTCGCGTGTCAGCGCCGAGCAAATGGTCATCTCCACGACCGAATGGGCGTCCGGTCTTTACCTGCTTCGGCTCGTTTCCGAAACTGCATCCCGCAGCATGAAACTGCGGGTGCAGCATTGA
- a CDS encoding YajQ family cyclic di-GMP-binding protein, whose protein sequence is MPSFDIVSKIDVQKLDNAINVAIKELANRFDFHGSKTNVELDKKTLQIHVLTENDMRLKAVEGIIIGRMVKQGLDPQSLDFGKELYASGNMVKKDIKVKQGVDKDTAKKVVKIIKDTGLKVQASIMDEQVRVTGKKIDDLQELISILEKSQVGIPMQYENFRS, encoded by the coding sequence ATGCCTTCTTTTGACATCGTTTCCAAAATAGACGTCCAAAAACTCGACAACGCCATCAACGTGGCGATCAAGGAACTCGCCAACCGTTTCGATTTTCACGGTTCCAAGACCAACGTGGAACTCGACAAGAAGACGCTCCAGATCCACGTCCTCACTGAAAACGACATGCGCCTCAAAGCCGTGGAAGGCATCATCATCGGCCGCATGGTGAAGCAGGGCCTCGACCCGCAGAGCCTCGACTTCGGCAAGGAACTCTACGCCTCCGGCAACATGGTCAAGAAGGACATCAAGGTCAAGCAGGGCGTCGACAAAGACACCGCGAAGAAAGTCGTCAAGATCATCAAAGACACCGGCCTCAAAGTCCAGGCGTCCATCATGGACGAACAAGTCCGCGTCACCGGCAAGAAGATCGACGACCTCCAGGAACTCATCAGCATTTTGGAAAAGTCACAGGTCGGCATTCCAATGCAGTACGAGAATTTCCGGAGTTGA
- a CDS encoding TonB-dependent receptor: MGFRIAGIGFVSVLVFIPSVLRAEEPGGEKFLWADTLKSVDIQGFRERGREWLPERDGLVLLAGKKTELIRLDDLGANTVQNQSRQLFGKAPGISVWESDGSGTQIGVGSRGLSPNRSWEFNVRQNGFDIAADPFGYPEAYYNPPAEAVESITLVRGAAGLQYGPQFGGLLDYRIRQAPTDRKLAVESRQSGGSYGLWSSFNALGGTVGRLSYYAFYHHRQAEGWREHSRYRADVLYGSLGYRISEKWKTAFSYTRSTNRLQQAGGLTDAQFAADARQSLRARNWFSAPWNVLTGSLQYAPDSMTSLQLSVNGLIAERNSVGFVSAVTVADTINPATGTYAPRQVDRDFYTNLGLELRGLRRYRWLGREHALSAGLRYFRGNTRRDQRGQGTTGSGADFAITNSNGRFPRSLEFGSGNLAAFFENVFHIGQRWSLSPGLRLERVRSEGEGRYAFNSDGSESRMQPLERERTFLLAGLGASYQLPGAWSLYGNWSQAYRPVLFSDLTPPATTDVVDPNLRDARGHSAELGIRGKWQDRLRADVSVYTMTYGDRIGNLSRTNADGSSYLYRTNLGNSLHRGLEAYVEVNPLRFLNHRTRVELTLWNSLALMKATYGDFPLASPVNGTSNLDGKLVEYAPALIHRCGASFLLGDFRAELQYSYTGKVYADAGNTEMPTANGQAGVIPAWTVWDASAGYTYKERYELKVNLSNLFDDRYFTRRSGGYPGPGLLPGEARTLIVTVGMKL, from the coding sequence ATGGGTTTCAGGATAGCCGGAATTGGGTTTGTCAGCGTTTTAGTGTTCATTCCCAGCGTTTTACGAGCGGAGGAGCCGGGCGGGGAGAAGTTCCTGTGGGCGGATACTTTGAAGTCGGTAGACATTCAGGGTTTCCGGGAACGGGGCCGGGAATGGTTGCCGGAGCGGGATGGACTGGTGTTGCTGGCGGGTAAGAAGACCGAGCTGATCCGGCTCGACGACCTGGGCGCGAATACGGTGCAGAACCAGTCGCGGCAGCTCTTCGGAAAGGCGCCCGGCATCAGCGTATGGGAAAGCGACGGCTCCGGCACGCAGATCGGCGTGGGCAGCCGCGGACTGAGTCCCAACCGCTCCTGGGAGTTCAACGTGCGGCAGAACGGCTTCGACATCGCCGCGGATCCCTTCGGTTATCCCGAGGCCTACTACAACCCGCCCGCCGAGGCGGTGGAGTCGATCACGCTGGTGCGTGGGGCGGCGGGACTGCAATACGGTCCGCAGTTCGGCGGGCTGCTCGACTACCGCATCCGGCAGGCACCCACCGACCGCAAGCTCGCCGTCGAAAGCCGGCAGAGCGGCGGCAGCTACGGGCTGTGGAGCTCCTTCAACGCGCTGGGCGGCACGGTCGGCCGGCTGTCCTACTACGCTTTCTACCACCACCGCCAGGCCGAGGGCTGGCGCGAACACAGCCGCTACCGCGCCGATGTGCTCTACGGCTCCCTCGGCTACCGCATCTCGGAAAAGTGGAAGACTGCGTTCTCCTACACCCGCAGCACCAACCGCCTCCAACAAGCCGGCGGCCTCACCGACGCGCAGTTCGCCGCCGACGCCCGGCAGAGCCTGCGCGCGCGCAACTGGTTCTCCGCACCCTGGAATGTTTTGACCGGCTCTCTGCAATACGCTCCCGATTCGATGACGAGCCTGCAACTCTCCGTCAACGGCCTCATCGCAGAACGCAACTCGGTGGGCTTTGTATCCGCCGTCACCGTGGCCGATACTATCAACCCCGCCACCGGCACTTACGCGCCGCGGCAAGTCGACCGCGACTTCTACACCAACCTCGGCCTCGAGCTGCGCGGACTGCGCCGCTACCGCTGGCTGGGTCGGGAACACGCCCTCTCCGCCGGACTGCGTTACTTCCGCGGCAACACCCGCCGCGACCAGCGCGGACAAGGCACCACCGGCAGCGGCGCCGACTTCGCCATCACGAACAGCAACGGCCGCTTCCCGCGCTCGCTGGAGTTCGGCAGCGGCAACCTGGCGGCCTTTTTCGAGAACGTCTTTCATATCGGCCAGCGCTGGAGTCTGAGTCCGGGCCTGCGCCTCGAGCGGGTGCGGAGCGAAGGCGAGGGCCGTTACGCGTTCAACAGCGACGGAAGCGAGTCACGCATGCAGCCATTGGAGCGGGAGCGGACCTTCCTGCTCGCCGGCCTCGGCGCGTCGTATCAACTGCCGGGCGCGTGGAGCCTGTACGGCAACTGGTCACAGGCTTACCGGCCGGTGCTTTTTTCCGACCTCACCCCGCCGGCTACGACCGACGTGGTGGACCCCAACCTGCGCGACGCGCGCGGACATTCGGCCGAGCTGGGCATCCGCGGCAAGTGGCAGGACCGGCTGCGCGCGGATGTTAGCGTGTACACGATGACCTACGGCGACCGCATCGGCAACCTCAGCCGCACGAACGCCGACGGCAGCAGCTACCTCTACCGCACCAACCTGGGCAACAGCCTGCACCGAGGACTGGAAGCCTACGTGGAAGTGAACCCGCTGCGCTTCCTGAACCACCGAACACGCGTGGAGCTCACGCTGTGGAACTCGCTCGCGCTGATGAAAGCGACCTACGGCGACTTCCCGCTCGCATCGCCCGTGAACGGGACGAGTAACCTCGACGGCAAGCTTGTGGAGTACGCCCCCGCGCTGATCCATCGTTGTGGTGCATCCTTCCTCCTGGGCGACTTCCGTGCTGAGTTGCAATACAGCTACACCGGTAAAGTCTATGCCGATGCCGGCAACACCGAGATGCCCACCGCGAACGGGCAAGCGGGCGTCATTCCCGCCTGGACGGTCTGGGATGCATCCGCCGGTTATACTTATAAGGAGCGCTACGAGCTGAAGGTGAATCTGTCGAACCTCTTCGACGACCGTTATTTCACCCGACGTTCCGGTGGTTATCCCGGTCCCGGCCTGCTGCCCGGCGAGGCGAGGACGTTGATTGTGACGGTGGGAATGAAGTTGTAA
- a CDS encoding IS91 family transposase — MRPACEVAQVIGQTWTQVEQSTQLNNWQKRTLRLIRDCRTAALGGHLDQCPACSHLRISYNSCRNRHCPKCQVLAREDWVAARKAELLPVPYFHVVFTLPGELNRLCLYGPDRVYDALFATAWSVIGSFAGDPAHLGARTGMIAVLHTWGQNLSLHPHLHCIVPGGGITAAGFWKNARSKGKFLFPVKALSRVMRARMVANLRKAFPGEDPQLFRMLFTKPWVVYAKRPFASPGAVIDYLGRYTHKIAISNHRLLSVDKDRVRFRYKDYRDGSNKVMELTPMEFIRRFAQHILPRGFVRIRHYGILSSRKKAVSIPQIILQLQGKTVTLIRQPRSKALAVRCPCCKKSLMKTILRFDHRGPPARYRSILNTTSSQ, encoded by the coding sequence TTGAGGCCGGCCTGCGAAGTAGCGCAGGTCATAGGGCAAACATGGACACAGGTTGAGCAGAGTACGCAACTCAACAACTGGCAAAAGCGCACCCTGCGCCTGATCCGGGACTGCCGCACGGCGGCCCTGGGCGGGCATCTGGATCAGTGCCCCGCCTGTTCCCACCTGCGCATAAGCTACAACAGTTGCCGGAACCGTCATTGTCCCAAGTGCCAGGTCCTGGCCCGGGAAGACTGGGTGGCCGCCCGCAAGGCCGAGCTGCTGCCGGTGCCGTACTTTCATGTGGTGTTCACCCTGCCCGGGGAGCTGAACCGTTTGTGCCTGTATGGGCCGGATCGTGTCTATGATGCGCTCTTTGCCACAGCCTGGAGCGTGATCGGTTCCTTTGCCGGCGATCCCGCCCACCTGGGAGCACGCACGGGTATGATCGCCGTGCTGCACACCTGGGGTCAGAACCTCTCCCTGCATCCGCACCTGCATTGCATCGTACCCGGCGGGGGCATCACCGCTGCCGGGTTCTGGAAGAATGCACGCTCCAAAGGAAAGTTCCTCTTCCCGGTAAAGGCACTGAGCCGGGTGATGCGGGCGCGTATGGTAGCGAACTTGCGCAAGGCCTTCCCGGGCGAAGATCCGCAGCTCTTCCGCATGCTCTTTACAAAGCCCTGGGTGGTCTATGCCAAGCGGCCCTTTGCCTCTCCCGGTGCGGTGATCGATTACCTGGGCCGATACACGCACAAGATCGCCATCAGCAACCATCGGCTCTTGTCCGTTGACAAAGACCGTGTTCGCTTCCGTTACAAGGACTACCGCGACGGCAGCAACAAGGTAATGGAGCTGACGCCGATGGAGTTCATCCGCCGCTTTGCGCAGCACATCCTGCCCAGGGGTTTTGTGCGCATCCGGCATTACGGCATCCTCTCCAGCCGCAAAAAGGCCGTGAGCATCCCACAGATCATACTACAGTTGCAGGGAAAGACCGTTACCCTGATCCGGCAGCCACGCAGCAAAGCCCTGGCCGTGCGTTGTCCCTGTTGCAAAAAATCCCTGATGAAAACCATCCTGCGGTTTGATCACCGCGGCCCGCCCGCGCGCTATCGATCAATACTGAACACCACTTCCTCACAATAA
- a CDS encoding tyrosine-type recombinase/integrase, with product MKNKSEKQPYRTLVKQACLKVQGFEDFYKRLSRKIRIAGKSPSTLSNYTRYLAQMALHFECLPTELDTEQVDEYLEQMLDQHDTPSESYFKFVVYSLRFAFKAEGLDYKRFTLPSIKHEKKLPVILSREEMRRLLRAPALLKHRLLIGLLYGCGLRCMEVRSIHIKDLDLDRRLLHVRKGKGRKDRYVPLGELLCRGVRSYLEAENPQTFLFNGKPEGRKGGDFDSRYSQRGVQWAVQQAAKAAGIKKDISVHTLRHTYATHLLEDGLDIVSIKELLGHERIETTMVYLHVAKHGRKAPFSPLDTLFAPAP from the coding sequence ATGAAGAACAAATCTGAAAAACAGCCCTACAGGACGCTGGTAAAACAAGCCTGTTTAAAGGTACAGGGATTCGAGGATTTTTACAAGCGCCTCTCGCGCAAGATCCGTATCGCGGGTAAGAGTCCCAGCACGTTGAGTAATTACACGCGCTACCTGGCGCAGATGGCACTGCATTTTGAGTGCCTGCCTACGGAGTTGGATACCGAACAGGTGGATGAGTATCTGGAGCAGATGCTCGATCAGCACGACACACCCTCGGAGTCCTACTTCAAGTTCGTGGTGTACAGCCTTCGATTCGCGTTCAAGGCCGAGGGGTTGGATTATAAGCGGTTCACCCTTCCGAGCATTAAGCATGAGAAGAAGCTGCCGGTGATCCTGAGCCGGGAGGAGATGCGGCGATTGTTGCGGGCCCCTGCGCTGCTCAAGCATCGGCTGCTCATCGGTCTGCTCTACGGCTGCGGCCTGCGGTGTATGGAGGTGCGCAGCATCCACATCAAAGACCTGGACCTGGACCGCCGGCTTTTGCACGTGCGTAAAGGCAAAGGGCGGAAGGACCGGTATGTGCCCCTGGGCGAGTTGCTCTGCCGAGGTGTGCGCAGCTACCTGGAAGCGGAGAACCCCCAGACGTTCCTGTTCAACGGCAAGCCCGAGGGCCGCAAGGGCGGTGATTTTGACAGTCGCTACTCCCAACGCGGGGTGCAGTGGGCTGTACAGCAGGCAGCCAAGGCGGCCGGCATCAAGAAAGACATCTCGGTGCACACCCTGCGCCACACCTATGCCACCCACTTGCTGGAAGACGGGCTGGACATTGTCTCCATCAAAGAACTGCTGGGGCATGAGCGCATCGAGACCACGATGGTGTACCTGCACGTGGCAAAGCACGGCCGCAAAGCGCCGTTCAGTCCGCTGGATACACTCTTCGCTCCTGCACCTTGA
- a CDS encoding transposase has translation MREVRVIDLFVDALPLKELGFLENEPAEEGRPMYHPADLFKLYVYGYLNRIRTSRLLERECQRNIELLWLLKGLQPCFRTIAGFRSDNPKLFRNAFTHFVRQINRKGLTGENAGGARFKQVQGGQLQEEKLQPEKDRPATGVHRQQDPILHRGTQRRRSG, from the coding sequence ATGCGGGAAGTGCGGGTTATCGATTTATTCGTAGACGCGTTGCCGCTGAAAGAACTGGGATTTTTAGAAAATGAACCTGCGGAAGAGGGCAGGCCGATGTATCACCCGGCCGATCTGTTCAAATTGTATGTGTACGGTTATCTGAACCGCATACGGACTTCTCGCCTGCTGGAGCGTGAGTGCCAGCGGAACATCGAACTGCTCTGGTTACTGAAGGGACTACAACCCTGCTTTCGTACGATTGCCGGCTTTCGGTCAGACAACCCAAAACTGTTCCGCAATGCGTTTACCCACTTCGTCCGGCAGATCAACCGAAAGGGCCTGACCGGGGAAAACGCTGGTGGCGCTCGATTCAAGCAAGTTCAGGGCGGTCAACTCCAAGAAGAAAAACTACAACCAGAAAAAGATCGACCGGCAACTGGAGTACATCGACAACAAGATCCAATCTTACATCGAGGAACTCAACGCAGGCGATCTGGATGA
- a CDS encoding transposase, which yields MSGTSSSPEYEVTKQNDRKALLPMAQKTKRICDTDAVAVLADKGYHNGEQLTGCEQEDIYTIVAYQEVPRSYPVPTPEYYGERFRYNPKKDQYKCPQGHILKTTGHWYNKKYEESVTKVKHYKTTACGSCAVKHLCTRNPKGRLIERSQHAGAVERNNRRVRENTSTYSLRQQIIEHIFGTIKRQWGYDHILLKGLRKNEGEFGLIYLIYNFRRVINILGLPEVEKVAHQAAFFYFYG from the coding sequence ATGAGCGGAACAAGCTCATCCCCTGAATACGAAGTCACCAAACAGAACGACCGGAAAGCCTTACTGCCGATGGCGCAGAAAACCAAGCGTATTTGCGATACGGATGCCGTGGCTGTACTGGCGGACAAGGGTTACCACAACGGCGAGCAGCTTACCGGTTGTGAGCAGGAAGACATCTACACAATCGTAGCCTACCAGGAAGTACCCCGCAGTTATCCCGTGCCGACTCCGGAGTACTACGGCGAGCGCTTCCGGTACAACCCGAAGAAGGACCAGTACAAATGTCCGCAGGGTCACATCCTGAAGACCACCGGCCATTGGTATAATAAGAAGTACGAAGAGTCGGTAACCAAAGTCAAGCACTACAAGACGACGGCCTGCGGCAGTTGCGCGGTCAAACACCTGTGCACCCGCAACCCCAAGGGGCGCCTGATCGAACGGTCTCAACATGCCGGCGCGGTAGAGCGCAACAACCGCCGGGTGCGTGAAAACACATCGACCTATTCCCTGCGCCAGCAAATCATCGAACACATCTTCGGCACCATCAAGCGACAATGGGGCTACGATCACATACTACTCAAAGGCCTCCGGAAAAATGAAGGCGAGTTCGGATTAATCTATCTCATTTATAATTTTCGGAGGGTTATAAACATTTTAGGCCTGCCAGAAGTTGAAAAAGTGGCTCACCAGGCTGCTTTTTTCTATTTTTACGGATAG